One stretch of Caloenas nicobarica isolate bCalNic1 chromosome 2, bCalNic1.hap1, whole genome shotgun sequence DNA includes these proteins:
- the RPL7 gene encoding large ribosomal subunit protein uL30, with protein sequence MAEKEAKKVPSVPESLLKKRQAYAAMKAKRQKKILAIKKARKAQRKLIYARAQAYHKEYRHMYRQEIRMARMARKAGNYYVPAEPKLAFVIRIRGTNGVSPKVRKVLQLLRLRQIFNGTFVKLNKASINMLRIVEPYIAWGYPNLKSVHELIYKRGYGKINKQRIALTDNSLIQKRLGKLGIICMEDVIHEIYTVGKNFKVVNNFLWPFKLSSPRGGMKKKTIHFVEGGDAGNREDQINRLIRRMN encoded by the exons ATGGCGGAGAAGGA AGCAAAGAAGGTGCCATCTGTACCGGAAAGCCTGCTGAAAAAGCGGCAGGCTTATGCGGCTATGAAAGCCAAACGTCAAAAGAAGATTTTGGCTATAAAAAAG GCCCGTAAGGCGCAAAGGAAGCTCATCTATGCAAGAGCCCAAGCTTACCACAAGGAGTACAGGCACATGTATAGGCAGGAGATCCGTATGGCCAGGATGGCTCGAAAAGCTGGTAATTACTACGTTCCAGCGGAACCAAAACTGGCATTTGTGATCAGGATAAGAGG TACCAATGGCGTCAGCCCTAAGGTCCGCAAGGTGTTGCAGCTTCTTCGCCTGCGTCAGATTTTTAATGGCACGTTTGTAAAACTCAACAAAGCTTCTATCAACATGTTGCGGATTGTTGAACCCTACATTGCATGGGG TTATCCCAATCTGAAGTCTGTGCATGAATTGATCTACAAGCGTGGTTATGGCAAGATCAACAAGCAGCGCATCGCTCTTACTGATAATTCACTGATTCAGAAACGCCTTG GAAAGCTTGGGATCATCTGCATGGAGGATGTCATCCATGAAATTTACACTGTTGGGAAGAACTTCAAAGTTGTGAACAACTTCCTTTGGCCTTTCAAGTTATCCTCTCCTCGGGGCGGAATGAAGAAGAAAACGATCCACTTTGTGGAAGGTGGAGATGCTGGTAACAGAGAAGATCAGATCAACAGACTCATAAGGAGAATGAACTAA